The Roseofilum reptotaenium CS-1145 genome includes the window GGCGGTGCTATCGCCGTAAAGCGGAAGTGATTTACCCTCCTATTGATGTCGATCGCTTTCCATTTCAAGCTCAAAAACAGGATTTTTATGTCACCGTCTGCCGTCTGGTGAGCTACAAACAAGTACTGTTGATGGTGGAGGCTTTTAACCAGTTGGGTCGGAATCTGGTGGTTATTGGTACCGGGCCTCAACGGGAGGAACTCGAGGAAATTGCCAAACCTAATATTCAGTTTCTCGGTTTTCAACCCAATGAGGTAGTGGATAAATATATGAGTGAAGCGAAAGCCTTTGTTTATGCTGCTTGTGAAGATTTTGGCATGGCTATTGTCGAAGCTCAAGCCTGTGGGACTCCGGTTATTGCTTATGGCAAGGGAGGCGCTTTAGAAACCGTCCGCGATCGCCGGATTAAGCCAGAGGGCGCAACCGGATTATTATTCCCTGAGCAAACCCCAGAATCGTTGATGGAAGCCGTTGAGATTTTTGAGAGATCGCCCTTTAACCCCGAACAAATTCATCACCATTCTACCCAGTTTCACCCCAAAGTCTTTGAAGAGCGTTATAGTGATCTACTCAAACGCGCTTATCAAGACTTACAACAGTTCTGATGGGCAGTTCTGATGGGCAGCATTTGCCCGGCCTCGATCCCTCACCTCAGAATAATTAGAATCAAATTCTTCTGATTCGGGGTCAGTGGCTTTATGATGATTAGGTGTGTGTGGTGTGAAATAGAGGAGTACGATGACTGCTGAGAGTCAATTCATCTCTGGCAAGACTGCTCGGATCTATGTCAAGCGCGGATTTCGTCCCCAACGATTCAGAGCTAGGCATCAAGGTCTATCCATCAGTCTCAACGGAGCGTTTTTCAAACGAGCCTTCGATATTTTATTCTCGCTGGCTGTTCTGATTCTGTTTTCCCCGGTTTACATGGTGTTGACCCTGTTGATTATACTGAGTTCTCAAGGCTCGGTTTTTTACATCCAGGAACGGGTAGGGAAAGACTACAGACTGTTCAAATGTATTAAATTTAGAACGATGATTCCCAATGCGGATCGAGTTCTCTCCGAGATGATGGCGGCTTCTCCCCAAATGCGCGAAGAGTTTGAGCAGAACTTTAAGTTAAAACACGATCCGCGTATAACCTGGATTGGTAAGTTTCTCAGAGTCACAAGCTTGGATGAATTTCCCCAATTCTGGAATGTATTGAAGGGAGATATGAGCGTGGTTGGCCCCCGTCCCCTGGTTCCCGAAGAACTGCACAAGTATGGTAAACATATTGACAAGGTGTTAACCATCAAGCCGGGAATTACAGGGCTGTGGCAGGTATCAGGACGCAATGATATTCCCTACCCTCGGAGAATTCAAATTGACCTGTATTATGTGAATTTCAAGAACTTTTGGATGGATCTCTGGATTGTGATTAAGACCATTGGAGTGGTCATTTTTCCCAAAGGAAATGGAGCTTACTAACCTAGGCTAGATTCACAACAAATGGATAACACCCAGGGGGTTCGGGCTTTGCCTGGACTCCCGATTAGTTAGAGTAATTAAATGGGTATAAGTTAGGTGAATTAAATTACGGAACTAGAGGAAGAAAGCAGGAGCCGCCGGAGGGGAAATTATGCCAAAAGCCATTGAAATAAATGCCTACACTCTCGTTGCCGCAGGATGGGCGATCGCCCTCTTAGGAGTAACTGGGTGTACGACGCAAGTTCAATCTGAACCTCCAACTGCAATCCCAATTGAGGAGTCCGCTATCGAGGGAAGCGCTCCTGCCCAGTCACAAGCTGAAACCGTATCTGCCAACCCTAACCCTGATTTTCAGAGCGTAACAGTAGTAGACAATCTAGAGCATCCATGGGGTCTGACTTGGCTGCCAGATGGTTCCATTCTGATTACCGAGCGATCGGGGCAACTGCGCATTGTCCGAGATGGACTCCTCGATCCAACACCGATTGCTGGAGTCCCTGAAGTTTTTGCACAGAACCAAGGCGGCTTGCTAGATATCGCAGTGCATCCAGGCTTTGCAGAAAACCGCCTGGTTTACTTCACCTATGCTCACGGAACCAGTTCAGCCAACCGAACTCGCATTGCTAGAGCCACCTTTGATGGCAGTTCCTTGAGCAATTGGCAGGTCATTTTTGAAGTATCCCAAACCAAATCTAGAGGACAACACTTCGGTTCCCGTCTATTATGGTTGCCCGACGGTACGCTGTTAGCGTCCATTGGCGATGGAGGTAATCCTCCTGTGGAACTTGAGGGGCAATTTATCCGCCAACAAGCCCAGAACCTTGGCAGTCATCTGGGCAAGATTATCCGCATCAATGATGATGGCTCTGTCCCACCTGACAACCCTTTTGTCAACAATCCGAATGCAGCACCAGAAGTTTGGAGCTACGGGCATCGTAACATCCAAGGATTGGCGTTCGATGCGATCGCCAATCGGGTTTGGGTGACCGAGCATGGCGCTCGTGGAGGAGATGAGGTGAATTGGGTGGAAGCGGGTGACAATTATGGTTGGCCGGTGGCAACCCACAGTCGGGAATATTCGGGCGGGCTGATTTCTCCAGAAACCTCCCTTCCAGGCATGGTCGATCCTAAAGTCATCTGGACTCCCTCCATTGCTCCGTCTGGGCTGGCGGTTTATGGGGGAACACTCTTCCCTGAGTGGCAAGGTAACCTGTTTGCCGGGGGTTTGGTGTCTCAAGATATTCGCCGTATCGAGCTAGACGAGTCGGGTAATGTGTTAAACGAAGAGTCGATCGCGATTGGTCAACGAGTACGTGATGTCCGACAAGGCCCAGATGGGATGTTATATGTGCTGACGGACGCATCAAACGGCCGGCTCATCCGCCTAGAGCCGGTTGACCGCTCGCTTTTGCAGCCAGCAATCCTATCAACTATTACCCCTTAATATCAAATCGATTAGCGATCGCTTTTGTTCTGTTGTATTCAGGGTTTTCTCACCTAGAAACGAGAAACTAGAAGCAGCTTGAGCCAATTATTGAGAAGTTGCTATGAATCGGATAACTAAGATTTTACTGGCTACGGGGAGTATAATCGCGATCGCTGGTGGCTCTCTCGTTGTTCATGCTGGAGGGTGGGATAACTTTAAGTTGCGTTATTTTCATCTCACCAGCCACCTCAACGAGCAAAACCAAGAACTGAACGACATTCGCAAACAAGGAACAAAACTAGAAGAATCCAGCCGCATTACGTTAAGCGATCTGCTCAACGGAGGACCGCCCAAAGACGGAATTCCCAGTATTGATAATCCACAGTTCGATACCTCCCAAACCACACCATTTAAGGGTGAAGAAACCGTTATTGGTGTGGTGATTAATGGAGAAGCTAAAGCCTATCCATTTGGGATTATGAACTGGCATGAAATTGTGAATGATACGGTGGGAGGAAAGACGATTACCATTACTTACTGTCCGTTGTGCGATACGATGGTTGTTTTTGAACGGCATCAAACTACCTTTGGAGTTTCTGGTAAACTGTATCAAAGCTGTTTGGTGATGTACGATCGCACAGACGATACCTTATATTCTCAGCCTTGGGCAATGGGAATTATTGGGGCAAAGGTTGACCAACATCTCGATCGCCTGCCGGCTGTCAAAACAACGTTAGCCGAATGGTTGAGAGAACATCCAGAGAGTCAAATTCTTTCCACGAATACCGGACATATTCGAGATTACCAAAATTATCCCTATGGCAGTTACTATACTGACGATAATATTATCTTCCCCGTCCGAAATCAGGATCGACAATCCCTACCTCCTAAAACTATTGTGAGCTACATTTGGGAATCGGATGACCAAACTCCCCGCGATCGCTTTTCAGGGGAGAGTTTACACATTGCTCACCAGGAACTCGAACAAATTGGCGAAAAAATGGTTACTTTTAATGGTCGAGAAATTCGCCTGGTTTGGGATGAACGGATGAAAACTGCACGCTTTGAAGAAATGGATGGTCAAGTAATTCCCAGTACCACCGCTTTTGCTTTTGTTTATCCGGCTTATTTTGAATGATCATTTATGCGGGAATAAATTCAGTCACTAGGGTAAGCTGAACCAACCCCAATTTCCAGGGTTGACCGGATGCGGAAATTTTTACTCCAGCGCCTGAAAAGAGCAAACCTAGGGCAGGTCTTGCTGTTTCTATCTCGGTTTTCATCTGCTCTAAAAATCGATCGGTTTGTAGCGTTAACTTAGGCTCATTTGCCCTAAACGACAATTCAATTATGGCATCGTTCATTAAACAAAAATGACCCGGAGTATAAGGTTCTCCTGTGGCTAAGTCCAGTTGCAGATCTTGGTCAATCGATTTGACATTCAACAGTGCGACTAACCGCAAGGTTCCTGCATCCCATCCCCATTCCGGTTGTAGCACGTAGGCTGGTACTTGACCGAGGAATTGCATGAAGTCATAGGATAAGCTGGTGAGTTCCCAGAGCAGATAGGACATCCATTCGGTTAAGGAGATTTGAGGATGGAGCTGTAGACCTTCTTTGAGTTGAAAGCGGAAAGGAGAAGGAAGGATGGGTTCACCCAACAGGTTCAGATGAGCTAAGACTTGGTTGGTAATGGCGATCGCCTTTAACGGACTCTCAACGTCAAGTAGGTCTAGCGTTTGCAGTTGATCGAGCGCGGGGAATAAAGCTCTGGAGAGCAAACTTTGACGATAAGCGTCGATTAATAGGGGATCGGTCCATTGAATGAGTATCGAGCGATCGCGATCTTTAGGATCTGACTCCATCCCTTCTGCAATCCACTCTAAACCCAAAGTAACTTGCACTGTACCCGAAACCCAATCTTTACCGGGTTCGAGAATATTCACTAAACAGGGTTCGAGCCAGGGTTGTAGATGGGGGCTTTGGGTGTGTAATTCCTTTTCCCAGTATTGAATCAGATCGGAGCCAGAAATGGGATCAGTTATCGACGGCGAGAGAATTTGGAACTCGGTTGTTGCCTGAGGAGGAATAGGGGGAGGAGCAAAAGTGGCTAAATCGATCGCCCATTGAACGGATTCTGCTTGCACCTCTAGAATAGGAACCACGCGCAACAGTCCCTGCTCTTGAGAACCCTCAGCTTCCCACTTTTGGGCATACACACCGCCACTCACTTGCATGAGACCATAGGAACTGGTCGCGATTGTCCACAGTAATTGCACACTGAGATCTTCAACTAACCCGTTAGAATCTTGGGGAGAGAAGGGCGCTCTATTATCTTCCTGGATCTTATTCAGGGGATCTAAAACTTCATAGACCTCTTCCGTCAGATAGGGAAGTAAGTTTTCCGGGGTGAAGGGTAAATTTTCCGGCCAACCGCCTTTCGGCGATCGCAGTTCAGTCATCAATACCATTAACTGCTCCATGGCTCTTTGCAAGGTTTCTGGACAAGAGGCAGATATTTTGGGGCGATCGCCATTCCAGGGCCAAGGCAAGCGAATTAAGGTTTCACTAATTGTTTCCGCATTAAACTCTTCTAGGGGAGTGTAGTCAGATTCGCCCATTCCAATCAACTCGGACGTAACCCGATTGCTTCCACTGTTGATGGGGGACAAACCCATTGATCTGTATCGGTTGGGATCTTAGCCTCTGGGGGAGAGCATCGATCCTCATCTTCCCGATCGCATAAAGGGATATCTTCGCCTCCAATGGGATGAGCTTGGAGATGATTTAAGGTCTCCATGAAATCCCGAATCCCTTGGAACTTCCCATAAACTGATGCAAACCGAATGTAAGCCACCTCACTCAGGGGGCGTAAATGATGTAAAACCTGCTCGCCAATTTCGCTACTGGTAACGTCCCGTTTACCACCTTGTTGCAAATCTGTTTCGATCCGGTCAACCAATTGCTCCAAAGTCACCAAATCAAGTCCTGTTTTTTCACACGATCGCACGACTCCCCTGAGCAGTTTTGAGCGATCGAACGCTTCCCGTTGTCCACCCCGTTTCAAGACTGTAATTGCAACCCATTCAATCCGTTCGTAGGTCGTAAAGCGTCCCTTACAGTTTAGACATTCTCGCCTTCGTCTCACGCTCTGCCCGGCTTCGGCAGAACGTGATTCCAAAACCCTACTATCGGTATGCTGGCACAATGGACATCTCATAATGATTGAATCCTTAAGCCTCTTGGTGGGATGGACTGTTCCTAGATTGAGATTAAATCCCTCATGGGAGATTCTTATTTTCCAATTTTCGGGGGATCGCGGAAGGCGATCGCAAAGAAAATTGTTCCCAAAGCTAATGCTAGAACTAATATATAAACGGTGCTTTCCATAGTTTAACGTCCCAATCGGGTAATGGATGAATGCTGCTTATTTTATCTTACTTTGAAACCAAGAAAAAGTAGGAGTAGACTTACCTACTCCTACTTTCTCAATTATCGGTTTGGGGACAAACTAACCCTAAAACGGTTAGCCCGTCTCCTAAGCTCCTTCTTTACGGGTACTGGTATCACCCACTTTCGCGAACAGACCGAACTCTACTTGTTCTTCTAGATCGGAATCAATACCGGCAAATACATCTCGGTATAGAGTCCGAGAACCATGCCAGATATGACCAAAGAAGAATAACAGAGCAAAGACGGCATGACCGTAGGTAAACCAACCTC containing:
- a CDS encoding DUF3179 domain-containing protein; the encoded protein is MNRITKILLATGSIIAIAGGSLVVHAGGWDNFKLRYFHLTSHLNEQNQELNDIRKQGTKLEESSRITLSDLLNGGPPKDGIPSIDNPQFDTSQTTPFKGEETVIGVVINGEAKAYPFGIMNWHEIVNDTVGGKTITITYCPLCDTMVVFERHQTTFGVSGKLYQSCLVMYDRTDDTLYSQPWAMGIIGAKVDQHLDRLPAVKTTLAEWLREHPESQILSTNTGHIRDYQNYPYGSYYTDDNIIFPVRNQDRQSLPPKTIVSYIWESDDQTPRDRFSGESLHIAHQELEQIGEKMVTFNGREIRLVWDERMKTARFEEMDGQVIPSTTAFAFVYPAYFE
- a CDS encoding PQQ-dependent sugar dehydrogenase, encoding MPKAIEINAYTLVAAGWAIALLGVTGCTTQVQSEPPTAIPIEESAIEGSAPAQSQAETVSANPNPDFQSVTVVDNLEHPWGLTWLPDGSILITERSGQLRIVRDGLLDPTPIAGVPEVFAQNQGGLLDIAVHPGFAENRLVYFTYAHGTSSANRTRIARATFDGSSLSNWQVIFEVSQTKSRGQHFGSRLLWLPDGTLLASIGDGGNPPVELEGQFIRQQAQNLGSHLGKIIRINDDGSVPPDNPFVNNPNAAPEVWSYGHRNIQGLAFDAIANRVWVTEHGARGGDEVNWVEAGDNYGWPVATHSREYSGGLISPETSLPGMVDPKVIWTPSIAPSGLAVYGGTLFPEWQGNLFAGGLVSQDIRRIELDESGNVLNEESIAIGQRVRDVRQGPDGMLYVLTDASNGRLIRLEPVDRSLLQPAILSTITP
- the nrdR gene encoding transcriptional regulator NrdR — its product is MRCPLCQHTDSRVLESRSAEAGQSVRRRRECLNCKGRFTTYERIEWVAITVLKRGGQREAFDRSKLLRGVVRSCEKTGLDLVTLEQLVDRIETDLQQGGKRDVTSSEIGEQVLHHLRPLSEVAYIRFASVYGKFQGIRDFMETLNHLQAHPIGGEDIPLCDREDEDRCSPPEAKIPTDTDQWVCPPSTVEAIGLRPS
- a CDS encoding photosystem II reaction center protein T; the protein is MESTVYILVLALALGTIFFAIAFRDPPKIGK
- a CDS encoding sugar transferase, whose amino-acid sequence is MTAESQFISGKTARIYVKRGFRPQRFRARHQGLSISLNGAFFKRAFDILFSLAVLILFSPVYMVLTLLIILSSQGSVFYIQERVGKDYRLFKCIKFRTMIPNADRVLSEMMAASPQMREEFEQNFKLKHDPRITWIGKFLRVTSLDEFPQFWNVLKGDMSVVGPRPLVPEELHKYGKHIDKVLTIKPGITGLWQVSGRNDIPYPRRIQIDLYYVNFKNFWMDLWIVIKTIGVVIFPKGNGAY
- a CDS encoding glycosyltransferase, with amino-acid sequence MPELKYALVHEWLTPLATGGSELVVKEILKHIDADLYALIDFESTNPESYLYQRQIGTTFLQHFPLARRGVQNYLPLLPLAIEQLDLGEYDIILSSSHAVAKGVLTRPGQLHVCYCHTPMRYAWDLTFDYLKQSKLGRGIPGWVSRYILHKMRLWDVISANRVDQFIANSKYTARRIWRCYRRKAEVIYPPIDVDRFPFQAQKQDFYVTVCRLVSYKQVLLMVEAFNQLGRNLVVIGTGPQREELEEIAKPNIQFLGFQPNEVVDKYMSEAKAFVYAACEDFGMAIVEAQACGTPVIAYGKGGALETVRDRRIKPEGATGLLFPEQTPESLMEAVEIFERSPFNPEQIHHHSTQFHPKVFEERYSDLLKRAYQDLQQF